The following are from one region of the Mesorhizobium sp. B2-8-5 genome:
- a CDS encoding amidohydrolase family protein yields the protein MIIDTHLHLIDQSALRYPWLAGAPALNRDFSYEEYAADARRVGIEGVLHMEVDVDPADIAAETAYVKSVASRAGSLLRGAIAACRPEEAGFEAYLETVRADPFVKGFRRVLHVVPDDLSEGALFRQNIKRLAGTGLTFDLVVLPHQIPKALALADLAPDVQFVLDHCGVPDIKGNAEHPWREHMEAIAKRPNVTAKISGVVAYADPATWTVETLRPYVEHTIHCFGWDRVIWGSDWPVCTLGGGLTTWVAATHALLAGTSEAERARLLSGNARQLWRLG from the coding sequence ATGATCATCGACACGCATCTGCATCTCATCGACCAGAGCGCGCTCCGCTATCCGTGGCTGGCCGGCGCGCCGGCGCTGAACCGCGATTTCTCCTATGAGGAATATGCCGCCGACGCGCGGCGCGTAGGCATCGAAGGCGTCCTGCATATGGAGGTCGATGTCGACCCAGCCGACATCGCCGCCGAGACGGCCTATGTGAAATCGGTCGCCAGCCGGGCCGGGAGCCTGCTTCGTGGAGCGATCGCCGCCTGCCGGCCGGAGGAGGCCGGTTTCGAGGCCTATCTGGAAACGGTCAGGGCCGATCCGTTCGTCAAGGGTTTCCGCCGCGTGCTGCATGTCGTGCCCGACGACCTGTCGGAAGGAGCGCTGTTTCGCCAGAACATCAAGCGGCTGGCCGGCACCGGCCTGACCTTCGACCTTGTGGTGCTGCCGCATCAGATCCCGAAGGCATTAGCGCTTGCCGACCTCGCGCCCGACGTCCAGTTCGTCCTCGACCATTGCGGCGTGCCCGACATCAAGGGCAATGCCGAGCATCCGTGGCGCGAGCATATGGAAGCAATCGCCAAGCGGCCGAACGTCACGGCCAAGATCTCCGGCGTCGTCGCCTATGCCGACCCGGCGACATGGACGGTCGAGACGCTCCGGCCCTATGTCGAGCACACGATCCATTGCTTCGGCTGGGATCGGGTGATCTGGGGCAGCGACTGGCCGGTCTGCACGCTGGGCGGCGGGCTGACGACCTGGGTTGCCGCCACCCATGCACTGCTTGCCGGCACGAGCGAGGCGGAGCGAGCCCGCCTGCTTTCGGGCAATGCGCGCCAGT
- a CDS encoding IclR family transcriptional regulator → MAEEEDGDRYRAPALDKGLDILELLSSVDGGLTQAEIAKRLDRSPNEFYRMLDRLVRRGYVTKIDGDRYSLTLKLFGLAQLHAPVRRLVSYATPIMRELAETSWQANQLVVFDRGAAVVIAQQEAPRYWGISIRVGSHISLFDTGSGHVLLAFRSPEERKMMIAEHLQSTEQLNLTPEFFARLDQVRDRGYEMMASLQTAGVYNLSTPVLGPDGRAIAALTIPYITLVNAPTAPDITLTIRHLQGAAARLSQLAGSDVPQSQ, encoded by the coding sequence ATGGCAGAGGAAGAAGATGGGGACCGCTACCGCGCGCCGGCGCTCGACAAGGGCCTGGACATCCTCGAGCTCTTGTCGAGCGTGGATGGCGGGCTGACGCAGGCGGAGATCGCCAAGCGGCTCGACCGCAGCCCGAACGAGTTCTACCGGATGCTCGACCGGCTGGTGCGGCGCGGCTATGTCACCAAGATCGACGGCGACCGGTATTCGCTGACGCTCAAGCTGTTCGGGCTGGCGCAGCTGCACGCCCCTGTGCGCAGGCTGGTGTCCTACGCGACGCCGATCATGCGGGAACTGGCCGAAACCTCATGGCAGGCCAACCAATTGGTGGTGTTCGACCGCGGCGCGGCCGTGGTCATCGCGCAGCAGGAAGCGCCCCGCTATTGGGGCATTTCGATCCGCGTCGGCTCGCATATCAGCCTGTTCGACACCGGTTCCGGCCATGTGCTGCTCGCCTTCCGCTCACCCGAAGAGCGCAAGATGATGATCGCCGAGCATCTGCAGAGCACCGAACAGCTCAACCTGACGCCGGAGTTCTTCGCCCGCCTCGACCAGGTGCGCGACCGGGGCTACGAGATGATGGCATCGCTGCAGACCGCCGGCGTCTACAATCTTTCGACGCCGGTGCTAGGCCCTGACGGCAGAGCCATCGCGGCGCTGACCATCCCCTACATCACCCTGGTCAACGCGCCGACGGCGCCGGATATCACGCTGACGATTCGGCATCTGCAAGGCGCCGCCGCCAGGCTCTCGCAGCTCGCCGGATCCGATGTGCCGCAGTCGCAGTAA